One window of Thalassovita mediterranea genomic DNA carries:
- a CDS encoding SAM-dependent methyltransferase, producing MTGLKAKLKTLIEAGGPLPVSAYMNTCLHDPEFGYYATRPGIGRDFITAPEISQVFGELLGLWSLHEWQALGGPDLFDLIEVGAGRGTMMDDMMRAIASVGGGERFRLSISEASPVYAAAQKARLSEFHPDFLGAFETLGERPFLLVANEWLDCLPARQFVKGGEDWLERVVGLTDAGDLTFGLATDKVEKLSGEPAEGQTSIEVQPALDTLCETLSNAFARAPGRALLIDYGPAGNAPGDTLRAFKDGAQVGPLDMPGESDLTVDVDFARLARLATKRGLEVSGPVEQGPFLMALGAEARMQALIKANPDRAEQIYEGVKRLVDPAELGSRFKVICLSAPGLPPPAGF from the coding sequence ATGACGGGACTGAAGGCAAAGCTGAAGACGCTGATCGAGGCAGGCGGGCCGCTGCCCGTGTCTGCCTATATGAATACCTGCCTGCATGACCCGGAATTTGGCTATTACGCCACGCGGCCGGGCATCGGCCGCGACTTCATTACCGCGCCAGAGATCAGCCAGGTTTTCGGCGAACTGCTGGGCCTCTGGAGCCTGCATGAATGGCAGGCGCTCGGCGGACCGGATCTGTTTGACCTGATCGAGGTCGGAGCGGGCCGCGGCACGATGATGGATGACATGATGCGGGCGATCGCCAGCGTCGGCGGAGGCGAGCGCTTTCGCCTCTCCATCAGCGAGGCAAGCCCGGTCTATGCGGCCGCCCAGAAAGCGCGGCTCTCTGAGTTTCATCCCGATTTCCTTGGGGCGTTTGAAACGCTAGGTGAGCGGCCTTTTCTGCTGGTCGCCAATGAGTGGCTTGACTGCCTGCCTGCGCGCCAGTTCGTAAAGGGCGGCGAAGACTGGCTGGAGCGGGTCGTTGGCCTGACGGACGCGGGCGACCTCACTTTCGGCCTTGCGACGGACAAGGTGGAGAAGCTGTCGGGCGAGCCAGCAGAGGGCCAGACCTCCATCGAAGTCCAGCCGGCACTCGATACGCTCTGCGAGACACTGTCGAACGCCTTTGCCCGCGCGCCGGGGCGGGCACTGCTGATCGATTACGGGCCTGCAGGCAACGCCCCCGGGGATACGCTGCGCGCCTTCAAGGATGGCGCGCAAGTCGGGCCTCTCGACATGCCGGGGGAGAGCGACCTCACCGTCGACGTGGACTTCGCACGGCTTGCCCGTCTGGCGACGAAACGCGGGCTTGAAGTGTCTGGCCCGGTCGAGCAGGGGCCGTTCCTGATGGCGCTGGGTGCAGAAGCGCGGATGCAGGCGCTTATAAAGGCAAATCCCGACCGCGCTGAACAGATCTATGAAGGCGTGAAGCGGCTGGTAGATCCAGCTGAATTGGGCAGCCGGTTCAAGGTGATCTGCCTCAGCGCGCCGGGCCTTCCGCCGCCAGCAGGCTTCTAG
- the lgt gene encoding prolipoprotein diacylglyceryl transferase, with translation MHALYTAALSFPEFNPALVEIGSFPIRWYALAYIAGLVLGWRYAVMLVKRERLWGGTSPATPDDIDDILFYVTLGVILGGRIGYILFYQLPFQFETVQRDPWSLLRIWEGGMSFHGGLLGVAIAILVSAKIRGVKLLPLADIAGAVAPIGIFFGRCANFINAELYGRHTNASVGMVFPEANTGGTPSAYDWQSNEWVYCRDQNPAFRLCEPEMPRHPSQLYEAFLEGLLPFLVISFLIWKFDLLKRRGLAAGMFLLFYAAGRTISEQFREPDSFTMGVLPDFITMGQLLSLPMWIGGAFLVWHGLSKPPAGAARA, from the coding sequence ATGCACGCACTCTATACAGCAGCGCTCAGTTTTCCGGAGTTCAATCCGGCGCTTGTCGAGATTGGAAGCTTTCCGATCCGCTGGTACGCCCTGGCTTATATCGCCGGTCTGGTCCTTGGCTGGCGCTATGCCGTGATGCTTGTGAAGCGCGAACGCCTCTGGGGCGGAACGAGCCCGGCAACGCCCGACGATATCGATGATATCCTGTTTTATGTGACGCTGGGCGTGATCCTTGGCGGGCGCATTGGCTACATCCTCTTCTATCAGCTGCCCTTCCAGTTCGAGACGGTGCAGCGCGACCCGTGGAGCCTGCTGCGCATCTGGGAAGGCGGCATGTCCTTCCATGGCGGTCTGCTGGGTGTTGCGATTGCCATTCTGGTTTCGGCAAAGATTCGCGGTGTGAAGCTGCTGCCACTTGCTGATATAGCGGGCGCTGTCGCGCCGATCGGTATTTTCTTCGGGCGCTGCGCAAACTTCATTAATGCAGAGCTTTATGGCCGCCATACCAATGCGTCGGTCGGCATGGTCTTTCCGGAAGCGAATACCGGCGGCACGCCGTCAGCCTACGACTGGCAATCCAATGAGTGGGTTTACTGCCGCGACCAGAACCCGGCCTTCCGCCTGTGTGAGCCGGAAATGCCGCGCCACCCGAGCCAGCTTTACGAGGCCTTCCTCGAAGGCCTGCTGCCTTTCCTTGTTATCTCATTCCTTATCTGGAAGTTCGATCTCCTGAAACGGCGCGGCCTCGCGGCTGGCATGTTCCTTCTCTTCTATGCGGCGGGCCGTACGATCTCCGAACAGTTCCGTGAGCCTGATAGCTTCACCATGGGTGTACTGCCTGACTTCATCACGATGGGGCAGTTGCTGTCGCTGCCTATGTGGATCGGCGGGGCGTTCCTCGTCTGGCACGGGCTCAGCAAGCCGCCGGCTGGCGCTGCGAGGGCATGA